In the genome of Petrotoga olearia DSM 13574, one region contains:
- the ftcD gene encoding glutamate formimidoyltransferase, which yields MNKIVECVPNFSEGRDKEKLERIVDEIRKQEGVKLLDYSMDKDHNRSVVTFVGEPDQVIEAAFNACKKAAELIDLRTHKGEHPRMGATDVIPLIPIKNISMQECVEYSKKLAKRIAEELNIPVILYEKSASRPEREDLAVIRKGEFEGMFEKLKQEAFKPDFGPDKPHESAGVTAVGARMPLIAFNVNLNTNNIDIAKKIAQAVRGKSGGFKYCKALGFELKERNIVQVSMNMVDYTKTPLYRVFQVIENEANRYGVNVVGSEIVGLVPLNALVDTADYFLKLENFSYDKVLENRIYGD from the coding sequence TTGAACAAAATTGTAGAATGTGTTCCAAATTTCAGTGAAGGAAGAGATAAAGAAAAATTAGAGCGTATTGTAGATGAAATAAGAAAACAAGAAGGAGTAAAATTGCTGGATTACTCTATGGATAAAGATCACAACCGAAGCGTAGTTACTTTTGTAGGAGAACCCGATCAGGTAATAGAAGCAGCTTTTAACGCATGTAAAAAAGCGGCTGAGTTGATAGATTTGAGAACTCATAAAGGCGAACATCCAAGAATGGGGGCTACAGACGTTATCCCACTCATTCCAATTAAAAACATATCAATGCAAGAGTGTGTAGAGTACTCTAAAAAATTGGCAAAAAGAATAGCAGAAGAGTTAAATATACCCGTAATATTGTATGAAAAATCAGCCAGCCGACCTGAAAGAGAGGATTTAGCTGTTATAAGAAAAGGCGAGTTCGAAGGAATGTTTGAGAAGTTAAAACAAGAAGCGTTCAAACCAGATTTTGGCCCAGATAAACCGCATGAAAGTGCAGGAGTTACCGCCGTGGGGGCAAGGATGCCTTTGATAGCTTTCAACGTGAACCTAAATACCAACAACATAGACATTGCAAAAAAGATAGCCCAAGCTGTGAGAGGTAAAAGTGGAGGATTTAAATATTGTAAAGCGTTGGGTTTTGAATTGAAAGAAAGAAATATAGTCCAAGTTTCCATGAATATGGTTGATTACACAAAAACACCTTTGTACAGGGTATTTCAGGTGATAGAAAATGAAGCAAACAGGTATGGAGTGAACGTTGTTGGAAGTGAAATAGTTGGGTTGGTACCTTTGAATGCCCTTGTTGATACAGCTGATTACTTTTTAAAATTAGAAAATTTTAGCTATGACAAAGTTTTGGAGAATAGGATTTATGGCGATTGA
- the hutI gene encoding imidazolonepropionase has protein sequence MAIDMSEKATLIIKNISNLITMRGPNRPRKKEEMSEIGLIKNGIIAASKDKIIYVGSGDLPKDIEIAQDAKIINAQGKTVTPGLIDSHTHLVHGGSREYELFKKLEGESYLDILNSGGGIYDTVESTKKASFEELLKKAEKSLNRMLSYGVTTVEAKSGYGLDDFDTELKQLEVIRELNRIHPIDLVPTFLGAHAVPKKYQDNVDKFVDILITEMIPYVAEKNLAKFCDVFCEKGVFSVDQSRKILSAAKEHGLFLKIHADEIEPLGGTELAAELGCVSADHLVGASDEGLKKMAENNVIATLLPTTTFFLQSEKYANARKMIELGIPIALSTDYNPGSSPTENLQLVMTFGAIKLHMNPKEIITSVTINAACALKLEDKIGSLEVGKKTDMAIFDVPNIEYLIYHFGVNHTQTVIKNGEVYDIATVS, from the coding sequence ATGGCGATTGATATGAGCGAAAAAGCTACTTTAATAATAAAAAACATCTCAAATTTAATAACGATGAGAGGTCCTAATAGACCAAGAAAGAAAGAGGAAATGTCAGAAATTGGGTTAATAAAAAATGGCATAATTGCTGCTTCAAAAGATAAGATTATCTACGTTGGAAGTGGTGATTTGCCAAAAGACATAGAAATAGCTCAAGATGCAAAAATTATAAACGCCCAAGGGAAAACTGTAACACCCGGTTTAATAGACTCTCACACTCATTTGGTCCATGGTGGCTCAAGGGAATATGAATTATTTAAAAAATTAGAAGGTGAGAGTTACTTAGATATTTTAAATTCTGGGGGAGGAATATACGACACCGTTGAATCAACAAAAAAGGCGTCTTTTGAAGAATTACTTAAAAAGGCGGAAAAGAGTTTAAATAGAATGTTGTCTTACGGAGTAACAACCGTTGAAGCAAAAAGCGGTTATGGGCTTGATGACTTTGACACAGAATTGAAACAGCTTGAGGTCATAAGAGAACTCAATAGAATCCACCCCATAGATTTGGTTCCTACATTTTTGGGGGCGCATGCCGTACCTAAAAAGTACCAAGACAACGTCGATAAATTCGTAGATATACTCATAACTGAAATGATCCCGTATGTAGCAGAAAAAAATTTAGCTAAATTTTGTGATGTATTCTGTGAAAAAGGAGTTTTCTCAGTTGATCAATCCAGAAAAATACTTTCTGCTGCAAAAGAACACGGTCTATTCCTCAAAATTCACGCAGACGAAATAGAACCTTTAGGAGGTACCGAATTAGCTGCTGAGTTAGGCTGCGTTTCAGCAGATCATTTGGTAGGTGCAAGTGATGAAGGCTTGAAAAAAATGGCTGAGAACAACGTTATAGCTACCCTTCTTCCTACAACAACCTTCTTTTTACAAAGTGAGAAGTATGCAAACGCCAGAAAGATGATTGAACTTGGTATACCAATTGCATTATCGACCGATTATAACCCAGGAAGTTCGCCTACAGAAAATTTACAATTGGTTATGACGTTTGGGGCAATAAAATTACATATGAATCCAAAGGAAATAATTACATCGGTTACTATTAATGCGGCTTGTGCACTGAAATTAGAAGATAAAATTGGTAGTTTGGAGGTAGGTAAAAAAACTGATATGGCGATTTTCGATGTTCCAAATATAGAATACTTAATATACCACTTCGGAGTAAACCACACTCAAACTGTTATCAAAAATGGTGAAGTGTATGACATAGCCACGGTCTCTTGA
- a CDS encoding ComEC/Rec2 family competence protein → MFLLLLLKLFEKDKLKVFLIGVLLFPGLLYIPINLNSEVGILGKIIDKRGNYYTVFSKKIYYENQWQKYRNYYKFYYGEFSTVPITTGKNVYIYGTIENDFLRAEYMAPANNNSIMKIKDLATNRLSENIQNTEALDILTSSFMGNIRDKEVFQKTGTLHLFAVSGMHVYIIYSMISFFLNFFILKRNLRLILYSTIITFYLVFTGFTPSSVRAVSLLVTLNLFRLFDVPVSSFNILGLIGYLNLLFFPNNLMNVSFQMSYAATFMILFSMNHIENQYFRSLSVPIAAYVGIFPIALIHFGEISLIGLFITPILTPAISLLILCSVLSILLPFNFVHSFSTFFALSIKNFVNLFTFWEPIEFNSLFIPLFLWSFIFLLYIWLLQVKEKRTPI, encoded by the coding sequence TTGTTTCTTCTTCTTCTTTTAAAACTCTTTGAGAAAGATAAATTAAAAGTCTTTTTAATCGGTGTCTTGTTGTTTCCTGGCTTGTTATACATTCCCATCAATCTCAATTCAGAAGTAGGTATTTTAGGGAAAATTATAGACAAAAGAGGAAATTATTATACGGTATTTTCAAAAAAAATCTATTATGAAAATCAATGGCAGAAATACAGGAATTATTATAAATTTTACTACGGTGAATTCAGCACGGTTCCCATCACTACGGGCAAAAACGTCTACATATACGGAACCATTGAAAACGATTTTCTTAGAGCTGAATATATGGCTCCCGCCAACAACAATTCGATTATGAAGATAAAAGATCTTGCAACCAATAGATTGTCTGAAAACATTCAAAATACCGAGGCACTTGATATATTGACGAGCTCTTTTATGGGTAATATACGGGATAAAGAGGTATTTCAAAAAACAGGGACTTTGCATCTATTTGCCGTTTCAGGTATGCACGTGTACATAATTTACTCGATGATCAGCTTCTTTCTCAACTTTTTTATCTTGAAAAGGAATTTAAGACTCATCTTATACTCCACTATTATCACTTTTTATTTGGTTTTTACCGGATTCACCCCAAGTTCTGTACGGGCTGTATCGCTTTTAGTCACTTTAAACTTATTCAGACTTTTCGACGTTCCTGTTAGCTCTTTCAACATCTTAGGATTAATAGGATATCTCAACCTTTTGTTCTTCCCCAATAATCTTATGAACGTTAGTTTCCAAATGAGTTATGCAGCAACTTTTATGATTTTATTTTCAATGAACCATATAGAAAATCAATATTTTAGATCCTTATCTGTTCCTATAGCGGCATACGTCGGTATATTTCCTATAGCTCTGATACACTTTGGAGAGATTTCTTTGATTGGACTTTTCATAACACCTATTCTAACCCCTGCTATTTCATTACTAATCTTATGTAGCGTTCTTTCAATATTATTGCCTTTCAATTTTGTTCATTCTTTTTCAACTTTTTTTGCTTTGTCAATAAAAAACTTCGTAAATCTTTTTACCTTTTGGGAGCCAATTGAATTTAATTCTTTATTTATTCCGCTATTTCTATGGAGCTTTATCTTTTTGCTTTATATCTGGCTTCTTCAAGTTAAAGAAAAAAGGACCCCAATTTAA
- the gcvH gene encoding glycine cleavage system protein GcvH — protein sequence MKKYTATHEYVTIEGNIATVGISAKAAEELGDVTYVELPEVGKEVKKGEVLCTIESVKSAEDIYVPLSGKIVEVNNDLEDQPEIINEDAENKGWIVKIEFSDQSEIEDLLDEETPM from the coding sequence ATGAAGAAATACACAGCTACCCACGAATATGTAACAATAGAAGGAAACATTGCAACTGTTGGGATTTCTGCGAAGGCTGCTGAAGAATTAGGTGATGTAACCTACGTTGAATTACCAGAAGTTGGAAAAGAAGTGAAAAAAGGCGAAGTCCTGTGCACCATAGAATCTGTGAAGTCAGCTGAAGATATTTATGTACCTTTAAGTGGAAAAATCGTTGAAGTCAACAATGATCTTGAAGACCAGCCGGAAATAATAAACGAAGACGCCGAAAATAAAGGATGGATTGTAAAAATTGAATTTTCTGATCAATCAGAGATTGAAGACCTTTTGGATGAAGAAACTCCAATGTAG